The DNA sequence GAACGTGTGGCCGACCACGCGGGTGACCGGTGAGCCGGCCTGGATCAGACGGTGGTGGCTGGCCGCGGCGATCGTCGCGCCCGCGGTGATCTACCTCGAGCCGATCGACTCGAACTTCGACTTCGGCCAGATCAACGTGGTGTTGATGACGCTGGTCATCGCCGACTGCGTGCCGCGCCGGACACCGTGGCCACGGGGCATGCTGCTCGGCCTGGCGATCGCGTTGAAGCTCACCCCGGCCGTGTTCCTGCTCTACTTCCTGCTGCGCCGTGATCTTCGGGCGCTCGCTGTCAGCGCGGTGACGGTCATCGGGGCGACCATGGTGGGCTTCGCTGTGGCGTGGCGGGATTCCTGGGACTACTGGACGCACACCGTCACCAACACCGACCGCATCGGTGCCGCGACGCTGAACACCAACCAGAACATCGCCGGGGCGCTGGCCCGGCTGGGTCTGGACTCGGGCCTGCGCTTCGCGCTCTGGGTCGCGCTCAGCTTCGTGGTGCTGGGTGTGACGGTGTGGGCGGCGCGCCGCGCGCTCAGGGCGGGTCAGCCGGTGTTGGCGCTGATCTGCGTGGCGATGTTCGGCCTGGCGGTCTCCCCGGTCTCGTGGTCACACCACTGGGTGTGGGCACTGCCCGCGGTCCTGGTGGCCGCGGTGCTGGCCGTGCGCCTGCGGAATCCCGCGCTGGGCGCCGTGTCGGCGGCGGGACTGGCGCTGATGATCTGGTCGCCGATCTCGCTGCTGCCCGAGCATCAGGAGACGGCCGCGTCGTTGTGGCGACAACTGGGCGGCAGCTCGTACCTGTGGTGGGCATTGGCCGTGATCGTCGTGGCCGGAACGGTCCGCGGACGTTCCGCCGGCGAGACCGGGCCGGGCGACCACGTCACCGACGCCCAGCCCGCATCCGCCGTGCAGGCCTGAGCACGAACTACTTCTGGACTGGCCGGATCAGCCGCCGGCCTGGATTCGCCGGATCAGCCGGCCGACCAGTTATTGCCGGGCCGCCCGACGGCCCGGTTCCTGCCGCCTGAGCCGAGGCTCGCCGACTCAGCCTGCGGCCGCCTCAGGGAGCCGTGTCGGCGGGGTCACCGCTCCCGGTTCTTTTCCCTCTTTGACGTCAGCGGCGTAGAGGTCGACGTACTCCTGACCGGACAGGCGCATCAACTCGTACATCACCTCGTCGATGACCGCGCGCTCGATGAAGCGGTTTCCGGCCAGTCCGTCGAAGCGGGTGAAGTCCATCGGCTTGCCGAACTTGACCTGGACCCGGCCGAACCGCCACATCTTGCTTCCCGGCGGGTTGACGACGTCGGTGCCGATCATCGCCACGGGGATCACCGGCACCCCGCTGGTCAGCGCCACCCGGGCCAGCCCTGTCTTGCCCTTGAAGAGGCGGCCGTCGGGCGAACGGGTGCCTTCGGGATACATGCCGAGCAGCTTGCCTTCACCGAGAATGCGCTCGGCGGTGGTCAGCGCGCTCTGCGCGCTGTCCGCGTCGGTCCGGTCGATCGGGACCTGACCGGCCACGGTGTAGAACCACCGGGTGAACCAGCCCTTGAGCCCGGTGCCGGTGAAGTACTCGGCTTTGGCCAGGAAGGTGATGCGCCGGCTGACCACCAGCGGCAGATAGAAGCTGTCGGCGACGGCCAGGTGGTTACTGGCCAGGATCACCGGCCCGGACTGCGGGACGTGTTCGAGGCCCTCCACTTTGGGGCGGCCGAGCAGGCTCAACAACGGCCCCATGAAGATGTACTTGAACAGCCAATACCACATGGACCCTCCGCGTCAGCCGTGCTCTGCGACAACTGTACCCACGCCGTGTGCGTGCGACCACACGGTGCAGCTCACTCCTCCACGGTCACCGGGATGTGCTGATAGCGCCCGGGGCCCGGGGTGTGCGACGACGGGCCGGCGGGCCCGGGCGGACCGCCGGGATCGGGCGGCGTCGGCCCCTCGGGGGGACCGTCGGGCTCCGGTGGCGGCGTCGGCCCGGTGTCACCGGTGTCGATGCCGTCGACCAATGCTCTGACGACGCTCAACAACGCCACCGAGTGCTCGGAGACGACGTCGAGCAGCGGGTGTTGTTCGCCCGAGATCAGCGCGGCGAGCGCACAGACCGGACACCACACCTGCTGGCACGGGCCGGCGGCCCCGGCGCTCTGCGCACGGGCGGCCGCCATCCGCACCGCCGGTTCGAGACGATCCAGAATGGATTGGGCCAGCGCGCGCAGTTCCGCGTGGGAATCACTGCCGCTCACGCCGGCCACACCTCCGGATTCGGTCGGAACCGCACGGTCAACTCGCTGCCGCGCAATTGGGCGTCGGTCACGGTGCACCGCCGCAGCACCGATGCCAATCGAACCCGACGCCGCAATCCGCCGACGCCGATGATCAGGTCATCGTCGACCCTACCCAACGTCAGCGCCGACGACTCGACCTGTGGCAGCTGCACACGCAGTCGGTAGACCGCGTCCACGCCGCTGCCGCTCTCTCTGTCCACGACCGGGCGTAGCGGGCCGGGCGGCGGCGCACCATCACGGGAACGGGCGCTGTCGAGCAACTCGCCCAACGCCTTGGCGCCGATCGGCTCGCCGGCCAGATGCGGCACCATCACCAGCGCGACGTCACCGATCGCGCGGTCGAGATCGTCGAGAACCGCGCGCTGCTCGGAGATCCGCTCGGCGTACCAGTCGAACGCGGGGTGCTCGGGAAGGTTGCGGTATTCGAACGAATCATCTTGCACCAGAATCTGATTGACGATCAACTCGGCTACCTGCACACCCATCAACGCCAGCGAGCCCAGCGTCCGCACCGCCTCGGCGGCCACCACCCGCTCCGCGGTCAGCACCAGGTGGGCGCTGACCCTCGACCCGTCGGACAGCAGGGCGCCCAGCCGATCGGTGCCGGCCGCGATGCGTTCCAGCAGTGCCACCAGCGCGGCCGAACGAGCATCGTCGATGCCGGCCAGGCGGCGGTGCCGCGGCCAGGCCCGCTCGAGATAGAGGCCGAAGGTGGCCGGCAGGGTCAGCATGCGCATCGCGTCGGCTGTCGATGCGCAGTCGACGACGATCAGCTCCCAGCGGCCCGAGTCGGCGAGCTTGCCGACCTCATGCAACCCGAGGACCTCCTGCACCCCGGGGAGAGCCGAAAGCTCTTCGGGGGCAATGTCTCCCACCTCGGAATCGGGGAATCTGTGCGAGAGCAGCACGGCGACGTCGCGCCACCGGTCGCCCAGCAGAGCCAGCGTGTCCAGCGCCAGGGCGTCGAGCAGGCCACCGCCGGAGTCTGCGGTGTCGAGATCGGCCAGCACTCGGGTGGGCGCACCGCGACCGGTCGGCACGACGGCGGTCCCCAGGACGTCGCCGATGGAGTGCGCCTGGTCGGTGGAGACCAGCAGCACCCGCATGCCGGCCCGCGCCGCCCGCACTGCCGTGGCGGTGGCCAGCGTCGACTTGCCTACACCGCCCTTGCCGACGAACAGGCTGACCCGGCAGTCCCCGGCCATCCGCGCGGCGTCGGCGGCGCTCCCGCGCTCAGTCAGCCTCGGCTCGTTTCTTCAGGTCCTTCAACGCGGTGTCGGTCAGACGTCGTTCCGCCTTGCGTTTGAGCAACCCGATCATCGGGATGATCAGATCCACCGAGAGCTCATAGGTGACCTCGGTGCCGGTTCCCTTCGCCACCAACCGATATGCGCCGTCCAGAGACTTGAGCAACGTACTCGACACCAGCGACCAGGTCACCGAACTGCGGTCGGCCGGCCACTCGTAGGCCAGCACCATGCTGTCTTTGAGCACCGAGGCGTCCAGCACCAGCCGGGCCACCTTCGGATACCCGGCGTCGTCGGACTCCAGTACCTCGGTCTCCTTGTATTCGGCCACCCAGTCGGGATACGACCCGATATCTGCGATGACGTCCATCACCGTCGCGGGATCCGCATCGATGTAGATGGTCTGCGCCGTCTTGTCCGCCACTGAAACTCTTCCCCAGTTGTTGAGTGCGAGGTCTGGTCGCTGCCAGGAAATCTACTCTGTCGAGGATGTCCGGCCGCCGCACTTCACGCCAGTCGGGACACCCCCACCGGCCGGCTGGCCTCCAGTCTGCGCTTGACCTCGAACGCCATGTCCTTTCCGGCGACCCGGCGCCGGTGGTTCATCGCCGGCAGGTTCATCTTGGCCAACTCCCAGGCTGCGGCACCGGCCGGCTCGGCATGCAGGAAGTAGTGCAGCACGACGCCGTCCATCATGCGTTCCAGCCATACTTCCATCGTGCCCGTCAACGTGCCGGTGACGGTCCAGCGCTGGCCGACTTCGCCGCGGTCCTCGACGACGGTCAGCCGCAGATCGGGCCACCACCGCAACCAGCTGGCCTGATCAGCGACAGCGGCACCGACGTCGGCGGGATCGGCCGCGATGAACGTCTCGTCGGCGATCTGGATGCTGTTCATGACAGACAAGCTTCACATACGGCGATCCAATGCCTACCCGAGCGCCCTGGCGGGCCGACTATTCTGGACACGGCAGCGCAGTTTGTCGAGCCGCCTGAGAATCACGAGAGGGTGTCCACCGTGCGCGAGTACAGCGTCCCTGCATCATTCACCATCGGCGAGAACGACAACATCGTCGGAGCCGTCTACTCGCACGAGCGCGACGATCCCGACCACGTGATCTTCCAGCGGCTGGTCGACGGCAGTTGGGTCGATGTGACCTGCGCCCAGGCCGCCCAACAGATCCGTTCGGCGGCAAAAGGTCTCATCGCTGCCGGAGTCGCACCCGGCGACCGGGTGGCGATCCTGTCGGCGACGCGCTACGAGTGGCCGATCCTCGACTTCGCCATCCTGTCGGTGGGCGCGGTGACGGTGCCGATCTATGAGACCAGTTCCGCCGAACAGGTGCAGTTCGTGCTCTCCGACTCCGGCGCGGTCGCCGCGTTCGCCGAGACCGACGAGCACGCCGGACGCATCGAGCAGCAGCGTGCGACGCTCCCCGCGTTGCAGTCGGTGTACTGCATCGAGGGCAGCGGGCCCGCAGCTCTGGACGAGCTGGCGGAGGCCGGCCGCGGGGTGGACGATGCCGCCGTCGAGGAGCGCCTGGCCGGCATCAGGTCGGCCGATCCGGCCACGCTGATCTACACCTCGGGCACCACCGGCCGGCCCAAGGGCTGCCAGCTGACCCACTCCAACCTGCTCTACGAGATCCGTGGCGCCAAGGCCTGCTTCCCCGATCACCTGGCCAAAGGCGAAAAGCTGCTGATCTTCCTGCCGTTGGCGCATGTGCTGGCGCGGGCGCTGACGATCGGCGCCTTCACCAACGGGGTGACCCTCGGATTCACCAGCGACATCAAGAACCTGGTGCCGATGTTCTCGGTGTTCCAGCCCACCCTGGTGGTGTCGGTGCCGCGGGTGTTCGAGAAGGTCTACAACACTGCCGAGCAGAACGCGGAGAACGACGGCAAGGGCAAGATCTTCACGATCGCCGCCGAGACCGCGATCGCCTGGAGCGA is a window from the Mycolicibacterium poriferae genome containing:
- a CDS encoding glycosyltransferase 87 family protein, whose translation is MSTLRSPGGAGWAPVLAWRLFQVLTLVALAWAGWRLLGRIPYRIDVDVYRMGGQAWLDGRPLYGDGVFFATQGGIDLPFTYPPLAAVMFAPFALLPLEGASVAITVTTLVLLLVSLVIVLTRLNVWPTTRVTGEPAWIRRWWLAAAIVAPAVIYLEPIDSNFDFGQINVVLMTLVIADCVPRRTPWPRGMLLGLAIALKLTPAVFLLYFLLRRDLRALAVSAVTVIGATMVGFAVAWRDSWDYWTHTVTNTDRIGAATLNTNQNIAGALARLGLDSGLRFALWVALSFVVLGVTVWAARRALRAGQPVLALICVAMFGLAVSPVSWSHHWVWALPAVLVAAVLAVRLRNPALGAVSAAGLALMIWSPISLLPEHQETAASLWRQLGGSSYLWWALAVIVVAGTVRGRSAGETGPGDHVTDAQPASAVQA
- a CDS encoding lysophospholipid acyltransferase family protein, with the protein product MWYWLFKYIFMGPLLSLLGRPKVEGLEHVPQSGPVILASNHLAVADSFYLPLVVSRRITFLAKAEYFTGTGLKGWFTRWFYTVAGQVPIDRTDADSAQSALTTAERILGEGKLLGMYPEGTRSPDGRLFKGKTGLARVALTSGVPVIPVAMIGTDVVNPPGSKMWRFGRVQVKFGKPMDFTRFDGLAGNRFIERAVIDEVMYELMRLSGQEYVDLYAADVKEGKEPGAVTPPTRLPEAAAG
- a CDS encoding ArsA family ATPase, with the protein product MAGDCRVSLFVGKGGVGKSTLATATAVRAARAGMRVLLVSTDQAHSIGDVLGTAVVPTGRGAPTRVLADLDTADSGGGLLDALALDTLALLGDRWRDVAVLLSHRFPDSEVGDIAPEELSALPGVQEVLGLHEVGKLADSGRWELIVVDCASTADAMRMLTLPATFGLYLERAWPRHRRLAGIDDARSAALVALLERIAAGTDRLGALLSDGSRVSAHLVLTAERVVAAEAVRTLGSLALMGVQVAELIVNQILVQDDSFEYRNLPEHPAFDWYAERISEQRAVLDDLDRAIGDVALVMVPHLAGEPIGAKALGELLDSARSRDGAPPPGPLRPVVDRESGSGVDAVYRLRVQLPQVESSALTLGRVDDDLIIGVGGLRRRVRLASVLRRCTVTDAQLRGSELTVRFRPNPEVWPA
- a CDS encoding SRPBCC family protein; translated protein: MADKTAQTIYIDADPATVMDVIADIGSYPDWVAEYKETEVLESDDAGYPKVARLVLDASVLKDSMVLAYEWPADRSSVTWSLVSSTLLKSLDGAYRLVAKGTGTEVTYELSVDLIIPMIGLLKRKAERRLTDTALKDLKKRAEAD
- a CDS encoding polyketide cyclase / dehydrase and lipid transport, whose amino-acid sequence is MNSIQIADETFIAADPADVGAAVADQASWLRWWPDLRLTVVEDRGEVGQRWTVTGTLTGTMEVWLERMMDGVVLHYFLHAEPAGAAAWELAKMNLPAMNHRRRVAGKDMAFEVKRRLEASRPVGVSRLA
- a CDS encoding AMP-dependent synthetase/ligase codes for the protein MREYSVPASFTIGENDNIVGAVYSHERDDPDHVIFQRLVDGSWVDVTCAQAAQQIRSAAKGLIAAGVAPGDRVAILSATRYEWPILDFAILSVGAVTVPIYETSSAEQVQFVLSDSGAVAAFAETDEHAGRIEQQRATLPALQSVYCIEGSGPAALDELAEAGRGVDDAAVEERLAGIRSADPATLIYTSGTTGRPKGCQLTHSNLLYEIRGAKACFPDHLAKGEKLLIFLPLAHVLARALTIGAFTNGVTLGFTSDIKNLVPMFSVFQPTLVVSVPRVFEKVYNTAEQNAENDGKGKIFTIAAETAIAWSEAQDTGGPGLVLRLKHAVFDKLVYGKLRAALGGHCHAAISGGAPLGARLGHFYRGVGLSIYEGYGLTETSAAITVNRVGELRVGSVGKLLPGNSMYLGEDGELMVKGGVVFGGYWGNEEETNKVFTDGWFHTGDLGSIDEDGFLTIVGRKKEIIVTAGGKNVAPALLEDRLRAHPLISQAMCVGDAQPYIASLITIDTEAFPGWKERHHKDPDASVADLVDDPDLRSEIELAVKEANQAVSKAEQIRKFRVLPVDFTEDTGELTPTLKVKRKIVAEKFAADIDALYAKG